One genomic window of Aliiroseovarius sp. M344 includes the following:
- the purL gene encoding phosphoribosylformylglycinamidine synthase subunit PurL, whose protein sequence is MTEPKITEDLIAAHGLKSDEYELLLEIIGREPTFTELGIFSAMWNEHCSYKSSKKWLRTLPTEGPQVICGPGENAGIVDIGDGQAVVFKMESHNHPSYIEPYQGAATGVGGILRDVFTMGARPIAAMNSLSFGEVDHPKTKQLVNGVVEGIGGYGNCFGVPNVGGEVRFHSAYNGNCLVNAFAAGLADTDKIFYSAASGVGMPVVYLGAKTGRDGVGGATMASAEFDDTIEDKRPTVQVGDPFTEKRLMEATLELMQTGAVISIQDMGAAGLTCSAVEMGDKGGLGVKLNLEDVPQREDNMTAYEMMLSESQERMLMVLKPEKEAEARAVFEKWDLDFAIVGETLAEDRFLIMHNGEVKADLPLSPLSGRAPEYDRPWVETPAVDALSDVPEIDAIDGLKALISSPNYAAKQWVYEQYDHMVMADTVRAPGLGAGIVRVHGTDKAIAFTSDVTPRYVHANPFEGGKQAVAEAYRNLTAVGAKPLATTDNLNFGNPEKPEIMGQLVGAIKGIGEAVAALDVPIVSGNVSLYNETDGTGILPTPTIGAVGLLSNLDEMIDGVARDGHVALVVGETRGHLGQSALLAEVFNREDGDAPHVDLAAEKKHGEFIRANRALIKACSDLSDGGLALAAFEMAEAGGVGVTLDTADTATLFGEDQGRYLVACNFDQAEALMIEAGNLGIPVASVGRFAGDTVKMGGSEAPLAELSQIFRTGFDQAHR, encoded by the coding sequence ATGACCGAGCCAAAGATCACCGAGGACCTGATTGCCGCACACGGGTTGAAATCCGACGAGTATGAGTTGCTCCTCGAAATCATTGGTCGCGAGCCGACATTTACCGAACTTGGTATCTTCTCGGCCATGTGGAACGAGCATTGTTCCTACAAATCCTCAAAGAAATGGCTGCGGACGCTTCCCACCGAAGGCCCTCAGGTCATTTGCGGACCCGGCGAAAACGCGGGCATCGTCGATATCGGTGATGGTCAGGCGGTTGTCTTCAAAATGGAAAGCCATAACCACCCCTCGTACATCGAGCCTTATCAGGGCGCGGCCACCGGCGTAGGCGGCATCCTACGCGATGTCTTCACGATGGGCGCGCGTCCAATAGCCGCGATGAACTCGCTGTCCTTCGGTGAGGTTGATCACCCCAAAACCAAACAGCTTGTGAATGGTGTTGTCGAAGGCATCGGCGGCTATGGCAACTGTTTTGGCGTGCCCAATGTCGGCGGCGAAGTGCGCTTTCATTCAGCTTATAACGGCAACTGCCTTGTGAATGCATTTGCCGCTGGGTTGGCCGACACAGACAAGATCTTCTATTCCGCTGCGTCCGGTGTCGGCATGCCCGTCGTTTATCTTGGTGCCAAGACAGGCCGCGATGGCGTTGGCGGGGCGACAATGGCGTCAGCAGAATTTGACGACACGATTGAAGACAAGCGCCCAACGGTGCAGGTCGGCGATCCGTTCACCGAAAAACGCCTGATGGAAGCCACGCTGGAGCTGATGCAGACAGGGGCCGTGATCTCGATCCAGGATATGGGTGCCGCTGGCCTGACCTGTTCAGCGGTCGAAATGGGCGACAAAGGTGGTTTGGGCGTCAAGCTGAACCTCGAAGACGTCCCACAGCGCGAAGACAACATGACGGCTTACGAAATGATGCTGTCAGAAAGCCAGGAGCGGATGCTCATGGTGCTGAAGCCGGAAAAAGAGGCCGAAGCCCGCGCCGTGTTCGAAAAGTGGGATCTTGACTTCGCTATCGTCGGGGAAACGCTGGCCGAAGATCGCTTTTTGATCATGCACAATGGCGAGGTGAAGGCTGATCTTCCCCTGTCCCCGTTGTCGGGACGCGCGCCAGAGTATGACCGTCCATGGGTCGAAACTCCGGCCGTAGACGCGTTGTCGGACGTGCCGGAAATAGACGCGATTGACGGCTTGAAGGCCCTGATCAGCTCGCCCAATTATGCGGCAAAACAATGGGTTTACGAACAATATGACCATATGGTCATGGCCGACACCGTGCGCGCGCCCGGATTGGGTGCAGGCATCGTGCGGGTGCACGGAACTGACAAGGCTATTGCCTTCACTTCAGATGTGACTCCGCGCTATGTGCATGCCAACCCGTTTGAAGGTGGCAAGCAAGCCGTTGCCGAAGCCTATCGCAACCTGACGGCCGTCGGTGCTAAGCCCCTTGCAACCACCGACAATCTGAACTTCGGCAACCCCGAAAAGCCCGAGATCATGGGGCAATTGGTGGGCGCTATCAAAGGGATTGGCGAAGCGGTCGCTGCTCTGGATGTGCCAATCGTTTCGGGCAACGTCTCGCTCTACAACGAAACCGATGGCACTGGCATTCTGCCGACACCAACCATCGGCGCTGTCGGACTGCTGAGCAACCTTGATGAGATGATCGACGGTGTTGCGCGCGACGGTCACGTGGCTCTGGTTGTTGGCGAAACCCGTGGTCATCTTGGCCAGTCTGCGCTGTTGGCCGAGGTTTTCAACCGCGAGGATGGAGACGCGCCACATGTAGATCTTGCAGCCGAAAAGAAACATGGCGAATTTATCCGCGCAAACCGCGCCTTGATCAAAGCCTGTTCTGACCTGTCAGACGGAGGCCTTGCCCTCGCTGCGTTTGAGATGGCCGAGGCCGGCGGCGTGGGTGTCACACTCGACACTGCTGACACAGCGACGCTGTTTGGCGAAGATCAGGGTCGGTATCTGGTGGCCTGTAATTTTGATCAGGCCGAGGCACTGATGATTGAAGCCGGCAATCTGGGCATCCCTGTCGCGTCGGTCGGTCGTTTTGCGGGCGACACGGTTAAGATGGGTGGTTCAGAAGCCCCGCTTGCCGAATTGTCTCAGATCTTCCGCACGGGATTTGATCAGGCGCACCGTTAA
- a CDS encoding cell division protein ZapA, producing the protein MPDINITIGSRNFDVACQEGEEHFLISAAKMLDNEAAVLVGQMSNLTESRMLLMAGLMLADKTAGLEDKVKLADKKIADMEAQIYALQNAAPQKVEVPVIPDAVTDTLAEIAARAEAMAAEVEGRAS; encoded by the coding sequence TGATATCAACATCACCATTGGAAGCCGTAATTTCGACGTTGCCTGCCAGGAAGGTGAAGAACATTTCCTGATCTCAGCCGCGAAAATGTTGGACAATGAAGCGGCGGTTCTGGTTGGCCAGATGAGCAACCTGACAGAAAGCCGGATGCTGTTGATGGCGGGTCTGATGCTGGCGGACAAAACGGCCGGTCTGGAAGACAAAGTGAAGCTGGCCGACAAGAAAATCGCGGATATGGAAGCGCAGATTTACGCCCTGCAAAACGCCGCGCCGCAAAAGGTCGAAGTTCCGGTCATCCCGGATGCAGTGACGGACACATTGGCCGAGATTGCTGCCCGCGCAGAAGCCATGGCTGCAGAAGTCGAAGGGCGTGCTTCGTAA
- the grxD gene encoding Grx4 family monothiol glutaredoxin, which translates to MTDAKSQIQETVKANDVVLYMKGTKEMPQCGFSSRVAGVLNFMGVDFADVNVLADEGIRQGIKDYSDWPTIPQLYVKGEFVGGCDIITEMTLSGELDTLFDENGVAYNKEAADKIREANG; encoded by the coding sequence ATGACCGACGCAAAATCGCAAATCCAAGAGACCGTGAAAGCCAACGACGTTGTGCTTTACATGAAAGGCACAAAAGAAATGCCGCAATGCGGGTTTTCCTCGCGCGTGGCCGGAGTTCTGAACTTCATGGGCGTCGATTTCGCCGATGTGAATGTTCTGGCCGATGAGGGCATTCGCCAAGGCATCAAGGATTATTCGGACTGGCCCACGATCCCGCAGCTTTACGTGAAGGGCGAATTCGTGGGTGGCTGTGACATCATTACCGAAATGACTCTATCGGGCGAACTGGACACGCTGTTTGATGAAAATGGCGTCGCCTATAATAAAGAAGCCGCCGACAAGATCCGCGAAGCAAACGGCTAA
- a CDS encoding MliC family protein produces MLILPLTAASLFAAPSIQTVQYQCDRGAVVSATYLNAADQSFAVIFVEGQQLGLAHVISASGAKYAQTPDGAGYVWWTKGDEAFLAWDDVPNGSEETLLSQCHAM; encoded by the coding sequence ATGCTGATTCTGCCTTTGACCGCAGCGAGCCTTTTCGCTGCACCATCCATCCAGACGGTGCAGTATCAATGCGATCGGGGCGCAGTAGTTTCGGCCACTTATCTGAATGCGGCGGATCAGTCATTTGCTGTGATCTTCGTCGAAGGTCAGCAGCTCGGTTTGGCCCACGTCATTTCGGCCTCGGGTGCCAAATACGCGCAAACGCCCGACGGCGCCGGGTATGTCTGGTGGACCAAAGGCGACGAAGCGTTTCTGGCCTGGGATGATGTCCCGAATGGTTCAGAAGAAACGCTTCTGTCGCAATGTCATGCGATGTGA
- a CDS encoding BolA family transcriptional regulator encodes MAMEASAIEALIREAFPDAKITITDLAGDGNHYAAEVVDESFRGQNRVQQQRAVYAALKDKMAGSQGELHALALTTKVPE; translated from the coding sequence ATGGCCATGGAAGCATCCGCAATCGAAGCCCTTATCCGCGAGGCCTTCCCGGACGCAAAAATCACCATCACCGATCTGGCCGGTGACGGGAATCACTATGCCGCCGAAGTGGTGGACGAGAGCTTTCGCGGTCAGAACCGCGTGCAACAACAACGTGCCGTCTATGCGGCGTTGAAAGACAAAATGGCCGGTAGTCAGGGCGAGTTACATGCTTTGGCACTGACCACGAAGGTGCCTGAGTGA